A genomic window from Octopus sinensis unplaced genomic scaffold, ASM634580v1 Contig11667, whole genome shotgun sequence includes:
- the LOC118761298 gene encoding lissencephaly-1 homolog B-like — MVWKLQFNLEYFVYWLNAVLGFKFFRFLVLELESLVGNVRNEVYLNGDIKRKNNSKYFIPMLPANGDFQYTLRGHTGPILDLSFDFDGKVLSIISISHIEGSCSCDMTIKLWDLESRTCERTLYGHDHTVSSVTYSSRYIVSASRDGTVKVWDVSNGLILVIIGRYCVRSMTGHDGWVRMARVNREESLIASCSDDKTVRIWQFTSGECQVVMYGHEHFVECVAWGSSQANSDV, encoded by the exons ATGGTATGGAAACTACAATTCAATTTGGAATACTTTGTTTACTGGTTGAATGCTGTGTTAGGCTTTAAATTCTTTCGGTTTTTG GTTTTGGAATTAGAATCGCTTGTGGGTAATGTCAGGAATGAAGTTTACTTGAACGGGGAcataaaacggaaaaataattcCAAATATTTTATTCCAATGTTGCCTGCCAA TGGGGATTTTCAGTACACACTTAGAGGTCATACAGGCCCgattctggatctttcctttgaCTTTGACGGGAAAGTGTTAAGTATAATATCAATAAGTCACATTGAAGGTTCTTGTTCTTGTGATATGACTATAAAACTATGGGATTTGGAGTCAAGGACATGTGAGAGGACACTGTACGGTCACGACCACACAGTGTCCTCAGTGACATATTCCTCGAGATATATTGTATCAGCCTCACGAGATGGGACTGTTAAAGTATGGGATGTTTCGAATGGGTTGATATTGGTAATCATTGGTAGGTATTGTGTTCGGTCTATGACAGGACATGATGGTTGGGTGAGGATGGCGAGGGTCAATCGAGAGGAGAGTCTTATTGCCAGTTGTTCTGATGATAAG ACTGTTCGTATTTGGCAATTCACATCGGGAGAGTGTCAGGTGGTGATGTACGGACATGAGCACTTTGTGGAATGTGTGGCTTGGGGTAGTTCACAGGCTAATTCGGATGTTTGA